A region of Selenomonadales bacterium 4137-cl DNA encodes the following proteins:
- a CDS encoding TldD/PmbA family protein, with translation MMLDRRVLGDVLAAALRRGGDFADIFVENRATTMVSCEENRIERVKTGIDSGAGVRVISGDTTAYAYTNKITADELIRVADIASRAAQVSERDVSIDLKAVQPTVDLDIAVMPDAVPIEDKTAVVAAADAAAREADARIKQVMVVYGDVIQDVTIANSLGRLVEDRRVRTRLAVNAVAAGDGQIQTGFEALGGTQGFELTKRDACEAVAREAARRAVAALDAKPAPAGRMTVVMAGAAGGTMVHEACGHGLEADLVQKGLSVYAGKRGEQVAASGITVVDDGTMPRRYGTLRFDDEGFPTGKTVLIADGVLKGFMYDYLTASRDKADPTGNGRRESFEHKPVPRMRNTYIAPGKEDPAAVIGSVKNGLLVKKMGGGQVNTVNGDFVFDVAEGYLIRDGKVSHAVRGATLTGNGPEVLRQIDMVGSDLGFSIGTCGKDGQGAPVSDAQPTIRIPEIVVGGTDHSGRP, from the coding sequence ATGATGCTAGACCGGAGGGTGCTTGGCGACGTTTTGGCCGCGGCCTTGCGGCGCGGCGGCGATTTCGCCGACATATTCGTGGAGAATCGGGCCACCACCATGGTGTCCTGCGAAGAGAACAGGATCGAGCGCGTCAAGACGGGCATCGACAGCGGCGCCGGCGTGCGCGTGATCTCCGGCGACACCACCGCTTACGCCTACACCAACAAGATCACCGCCGACGAACTTATCAGGGTCGCCGACATCGCCAGCCGCGCGGCTCAAGTATCGGAGCGGGACGTGAGCATCGACCTCAAAGCGGTCCAGCCGACGGTCGACCTGGATATCGCCGTCATGCCGGACGCCGTTCCCATCGAAGACAAAACGGCGGTCGTCGCCGCCGCCGACGCGGCGGCCCGTGAGGCGGACGCGCGGATCAAGCAGGTGATGGTCGTGTACGGGGATGTCATCCAGGACGTGACCATCGCCAACTCGCTCGGCCGGCTGGTAGAGGACCGCCGCGTGCGGACCAGGCTGGCGGTGAACGCCGTCGCCGCCGGCGACGGGCAGATCCAGACCGGCTTCGAGGCCCTCGGCGGTACGCAAGGGTTCGAACTGACGAAACGCGACGCCTGCGAAGCCGTCGCCCGCGAGGCGGCCCGGCGTGCGGTCGCCGCTCTCGACGCCAAACCCGCCCCCGCCGGCAGGATGACGGTCGTAATGGCCGGCGCCGCGGGCGGCACCATGGTGCATGAAGCCTGCGGCCACGGTCTTGAAGCCGATCTTGTCCAAAAAGGCCTGTCAGTCTACGCCGGCAAACGGGGAGAGCAGGTGGCCGCCAGCGGCATCACCGTCGTCGACGACGGCACCATGCCTCGGCGTTACGGGACGCTGCGGTTCGACGACGAAGGTTTCCCAACCGGCAAGACTGTTCTCATAGCCGACGGGGTGCTCAAAGGCTTCATGTACGATTACTTGACAGCGAGCCGCGACAAGGCGGACCCCACCGGCAACGGGCGGCGGGAGTCGTTCGAGCACAAGCCCGTCCCCCGCATGCGCAACACCTACATCGCTCCCGGCAAGGAAGACCCGGCCGCCGTCATCGGGTCGGTCAAAAACGGCCTGCTGGTCAAAAAGATGGGCGGCGGCCAGGTCAACACCGTCAACGGCGATTTTGTCTTCGACGTTGCCGAGGGATACCTTATCCGGGACGGGAAGGTGTCCCATGCCGTGCGGGGCGCGACTCTTACCGGCAACGGACCGGAAGTGCTGCGCCAGATCGACATGGTGGGCAGCGATCTCGGCTTCTCCATCGGCACCTGCGGCAAGGACGGCCAGGGGGCGCCGGTGTCGGACGCGCAGCCGACGATACGGATACCGGAGATCGTCGTCGGCGGCACCGACCATAGCGGCCGTCCGTAA
- a CDS encoding (Fe-S)-binding protein, with translation MKVPLHLAKEKEVLAAGYTPVPEEEKQQALIKGIDEYRKWARSIMVMLETCTKCGACAEACHSYLGTGDFNNIPAARADLFRKIYKRYFTWTGKTIGRYIGAEDYDSETLAKWVTYFYQCNECRRCAVYCPFGIDTAEVTIAARSIMTAIGVVPRFMTGIAANMIKTGNNMGIPKPATIDCCEFMEDEMKEETGLEIKIPVDKPDSDILYIPSSADFFSNVDTMIGAAKFFHAIGANWTIPSTVLEAANFGLLFNMDAMKEQNQRMRDAAKMVGAKLVVQGECGHGWRAAKMYTEGANGPAPFGLVHILDYTYQNLGKLKLQKLPWRVSLHDPCNYSRAGDIIEQPREILKACVDEFVEMTPNRERNFCCGGGSGILMDEMMAIRMQLGKKKAEQVKELLPLDFLATPCSICKAQLPYVMKHYGMEDLKMGGVMDVVGKAIVLA, from the coding sequence ATGAAGGTTCCGCTTCATTTAGCCAAGGAAAAGGAAGTGCTGGCCGCCGGCTATACCCCGGTGCCGGAAGAAGAAAAACAGCAGGCGCTGATTAAGGGAATCGATGAATACCGCAAATGGGCCAGGTCCATCATGGTGATGCTCGAAACCTGCACCAAGTGCGGCGCCTGCGCCGAAGCCTGCCACAGCTACCTTGGCACCGGCGACTTCAACAACATCCCCGCCGCCCGGGCGGATCTCTTCCGCAAAATCTACAAACGCTACTTCACCTGGACGGGCAAAACCATCGGCCGCTACATCGGCGCCGAGGATTACGACTCCGAAACGCTCGCCAAGTGGGTAACCTACTTCTACCAGTGCAACGAGTGCCGACGTTGCGCCGTTTACTGCCCCTTCGGCATCGACACCGCCGAGGTCACCATCGCCGCCCGCAGCATCATGACCGCCATCGGCGTCGTGCCCCGGTTCATGACCGGCATCGCCGCGAACATGATCAAGACCGGCAACAATATGGGCATCCCCAAGCCGGCCACCATCGACTGCTGCGAGTTCATGGAAGACGAGATGAAGGAAGAGACGGGTCTCGAAATCAAGATTCCCGTCGACAAGCCCGACTCCGACATCCTCTACATTCCGTCCTCGGCCGACTTCTTCTCCAATGTCGACACCATGATCGGCGCGGCCAAGTTTTTCCACGCCATCGGCGCCAACTGGACCATCCCCTCCACCGTCCTCGAGGCAGCCAACTTCGGCCTGTTATTCAACATGGACGCCATGAAGGAGCAGAACCAGCGGATGCGTGACGCCGCCAAGATGGTAGGCGCCAAGCTCGTCGTTCAGGGCGAGTGCGGCCACGGCTGGCGGGCAGCCAAGATGTATACCGAAGGCGCCAACGGACCCGCGCCCTTCGGCCTCGTCCACATTCTCGACTACACCTACCAGAACCTGGGCAAGCTCAAACTGCAGAAGCTGCCCTGGCGCGTCTCGCTCCATGATCCGTGCAACTACTCCCGGGCCGGCGATATCATCGAGCAGCCGCGGGAGATACTCAAAGCCTGCGTGGACGAATTCGTCGAAATGACCCCCAACCGCGAACGCAACTTCTGCTGCGGCGGCGGCTCCGGCATCCTCATGGACGAGATGATGGCCATCCGCATGCAGTTGGGCAAGAAAAAGGCCGAGCAGGTCAAAGAACTTCTGCCCCTTGATTTCCTCGCCACCCCGTGCTCCATCTGCAAGGCCCAGCTGCCCTACGTAATGAAGCACTACGGCATGGAAGACCTAAAAATGGGCGGCGTCATGGACGTTGTCGGCAAGGCTATCGTCCTGGCATAA
- the dsrB gene encoding dissimilatory-type sulfite reductase subunit beta, translated as MAKTDFGPPDYRTMIPPVIANNYGKWSYHEIPQPGVLKHVSETGAVLYSVRIASARLISTDWIKELCDIAEKYCDGYLRFTTRHNVEFLVSDEQQLQPLLADLKGRGYLVGGTGNAISNVVHTQGWIHCHTPATDASGLVKSMMDELHGYFTTMKLPARVRLAVACCVNMCGACHCSDIAIVGIHRTIPRINHEGVAKACEIPSVIAACPTGAIRPNPKLKSVEVIKEKCMFCGNCYTMCPSMEIADPINDGVSIWVGGKVSNARTAPKFSRLAIPFLPNNPPRWPEVTDAVKHLVEVYAKNARAGERMGEWIDRIGWERFFKLTDIPFTEKHIDDFTFAPTTFRSTSQFRL; from the coding sequence ATGGCTAAAACCGATTTCGGCCCTCCCGATTATCGGACGATGATTCCGCCGGTAATCGCTAACAACTACGGGAAATGGTCCTACCATGAAATCCCCCAGCCCGGCGTCCTCAAGCACGTAAGCGAAACCGGCGCCGTCCTCTATTCGGTCCGCATCGCGTCGGCCCGCCTCATCAGCACCGACTGGATCAAGGAACTGTGCGACATCGCCGAAAAATACTGCGACGGTTATCTCCGCTTCACCACCCGCCACAACGTCGAATTCCTCGTCTCTGACGAGCAACAGCTCCAGCCCCTGCTCGCCGACCTTAAAGGCCGCGGCTACCTCGTGGGCGGCACCGGCAACGCCATCTCCAACGTCGTCCACACCCAGGGCTGGATCCACTGCCACACCCCCGCGACCGACGCCTCCGGTCTGGTCAAATCGATGATGGACGAACTCCACGGCTACTTCACCACCATGAAGCTCCCCGCCCGGGTTCGCCTGGCCGTAGCCTGCTGCGTCAACATGTGCGGCGCCTGCCACTGCTCGGACATCGCCATCGTCGGCATCCACCGCACCATCCCCCGCATCAACCACGAAGGCGTCGCCAAGGCCTGCGAGATCCCCTCGGTCATCGCCGCCTGCCCCACCGGCGCCATCCGTCCCAACCCCAAACTCAAAAGCGTCGAAGTCATCAAGGAAAAATGCATGTTCTGCGGCAACTGCTATACAATGTGCCCGTCGATGGAAATCGCCGATCCCATCAATGACGGCGTCTCCATCTGGGTAGGCGGCAAGGTCTCCAACGCCCGCACCGCCCCCAAATTCTCCCGCCTCGCCATCCCCTTCCTGCCGAATAACCCGCCCCGCTGGCCGGAAGTCACCGACGCCGTCAAGCATCTCGTCGAAGTATACGCCAAGAACGCCCGCGCCGGCGAGCGTATGGGCGAGTGGATCGACCGCATCGGCTGGGAGCGCTTCTTCAAGCTCACCGACATCCCCTTCACCGAGAAACACATCGACGACTTCACCTTCGCACCGACCACCTTCCGTTCCACCAGTCAGTTCCGACTCTAA
- the dsrA gene encoding dissimilatory-type sulfite reductase subunit alpha, whose protein sequence is MAQSKTPMLDDLEKGAWPSFITEMKKAAAKKANSQDLLDQLELSYKDKTGYWKHGGIVGVKGYGGGVIGRYSAKPEEFPNVKEFHTVRVNMVPGFFYTTKALRSLCETWDKFGSGLTNMHGSTGDIILLGTTTENLQPCFDELSEKGWDLGGSGGGLRTPSGCVGMARCEFACIDSMDFIQEVTRHFQNEIHRPAWPYKFKIKCSACANDCAAATARSDFAVIGTWRDSLKIDQDAVREYVKGGFDIQQLVVGKCPTKALEFDSAKQELKFDAENCVRCMNCIDMMPKAVKTGKDRGAAILIGGKAPVVKSAFIGWVLVPFMKVDAPYTEIFDLVSRITEYFDEHAKPRERIGELIYRIGMGNFLKGIGLTPQPQMVSAPRANPYIFWQEEEVVKHG, encoded by the coding sequence ATGGCTCAATCCAAAACCCCAATGCTGGATGATCTCGAAAAAGGCGCGTGGCCCAGTTTCATAACCGAAATGAAAAAAGCCGCGGCTAAGAAAGCCAATTCCCAAGACCTGCTCGATCAGCTCGAATTGTCCTACAAGGACAAGACCGGCTACTGGAAACACGGCGGCATCGTCGGCGTAAAAGGTTACGGCGGCGGCGTCATCGGCCGTTATTCAGCCAAGCCCGAAGAGTTCCCCAACGTCAAAGAGTTCCACACCGTCCGCGTTAACATGGTTCCCGGCTTCTTCTACACCACCAAAGCCCTGCGCAGCCTGTGCGAGACCTGGGACAAATTCGGCAGCGGCCTGACCAACATGCACGGCTCCACCGGCGACATCATCCTCCTCGGCACCACCACCGAGAACCTGCAGCCCTGCTTTGACGAACTGAGCGAAAAAGGCTGGGATCTCGGCGGGTCCGGCGGCGGCCTCCGTACCCCGAGCGGCTGCGTCGGCATGGCCCGTTGCGAATTCGCCTGTATCGACAGCATGGACTTCATCCAGGAAGTCACCCGTCACTTCCAGAACGAAATCCATCGTCCCGCCTGGCCTTACAAGTTCAAGATCAAGTGCTCGGCCTGCGCCAACGACTGCGCCGCCGCCACCGCCCGCTCCGACTTCGCCGTCATCGGCACCTGGCGCGACTCCCTCAAGATCGACCAGGACGCCGTCCGCGAATACGTCAAAGGCGGTTTCGACATCCAACAGCTCGTTGTCGGAAAATGCCCGACCAAAGCTCTCGAATTCGACAGCGCCAAACAAGAACTCAAATTTGACGCCGAAAACTGCGTTCGCTGCATGAACTGTATCGACATGATGCCCAAGGCCGTCAAGACCGGCAAGGATCGCGGCGCAGCCATCCTCATCGGCGGCAAAGCTCCTGTCGTCAAGTCCGCCTTCATCGGCTGGGTGCTCGTGCCGTTCATGAAAGTCGACGCCCCCTACACCGAAATCTTCGATCTTGTCAGCAGAATCACTGAATACTTCGACGAGCACGCCAAACCCCGCGAGCGTATCGGCGAACTCATTTACCGCATCGGCATGGGCAACTTCCTCAAGGGCATCGGCCTGACGCCCCAGCCGCAGATGGTCTCCGCACCGCGCGCCAACCCATACATCTTCTGGCAGGAAGAGGAGGTAGTGAAGCATGGCTAA
- a CDS encoding 4Fe-4S binding protein, with amino-acid sequence MFIVTIDQDKCVGCSECVATCPAKILSLVDGKAEVTGEECMGCQSCMMMCPTEAIVVQEY; translated from the coding sequence TTGTTCATAGTTACGATTGATCAGGACAAATGCGTTGGTTGTAGCGAATGTGTCGCCACTTGTCCGGCAAAGATCCTGTCGCTCGTCGACGGCAAAGCCGAAGTGACCGGCGAAGAGTGCATGGGTTGCCAAAGCTGTATGATGATGTGCCCGACCGAGGCCATCGTCGTCCAGGAGTACTAA
- a CDS encoding respiratory nitrate reductase subunit gamma has product MLYFVGQVLPYIAGAIFLIGVTYRVAGWLKVPVPFQLTLFPAPTDGAGRVAAVGTELLLFKSLYKNDKNLWLWAWLLHVSLAMVIGGHIVGIYFLMNQFTLIGLSSSASQATSAFLGTVSGIILMVALIVLFYRRLANPEVKKLSDPADYIDLLFVLVIALTGNHMRLPGVHVDLPAVKAFIGNLLTLSPTPIPNDPIFIAHFTTVMLFMIYFPFSKMLHFAGFLVNRAMLVEAAPVYPTPAGTPLRSDFAGTKQPVADSGQAKGVQA; this is encoded by the coding sequence ATGCTATACTTCGTCGGACAGGTGCTCCCCTACATCGCGGGCGCGATCTTCCTGATCGGCGTAACCTACCGGGTGGCGGGCTGGCTGAAAGTGCCCGTTCCCTTCCAACTCACCCTCTTCCCGGCGCCCACTGACGGCGCGGGCCGCGTAGCAGCCGTGGGGACGGAACTGCTTCTCTTCAAGAGCCTCTACAAAAACGACAAAAACCTCTGGCTGTGGGCCTGGCTTCTCCATGTATCGCTGGCTATGGTCATTGGCGGTCATATAGTCGGCATCTATTTCCTCATGAACCAGTTCACCCTTATCGGCCTCTCGTCCTCAGCCAGCCAGGCCACGTCCGCCTTTTTAGGAACAGTATCGGGGATAATCCTCATGGTTGCCCTTATCGTTCTCTTTTATCGCCGTCTGGCCAATCCCGAGGTCAAGAAATTGTCCGACCCGGCCGACTACATCGATCTCCTGTTCGTGCTCGTCATTGCCCTCACCGGCAATCACATGCGCCTGCCGGGCGTCCATGTAGACCTGCCGGCCGTCAAGGCCTTCATCGGCAACCTGCTGACCTTGAGTCCCACACCTATCCCCAATGACCCCATCTTCATCGCTCACTTCACCACCGTGATGCTCTTCATGATCTACTTCCCCTTCTCTAAGATGCTCCACTTCGCCGGCTTCCTCGTCAACCGGGCCATGCTCGTCGAGGCTGCGCCGGTATATCCCACGCCGGCGGGCACGCCGCTGCGGTCCGACTTCGCGGGCACCAAGCAGCCGGTTGCCGACTCAGGCCAAGCCAAGGGGGTGCAGGCATGA
- a CDS encoding efflux RND transporter periplasmic adaptor subunit, producing the protein MATDKKKLVKIVAIVVIAFTAVIAYRIYANLAANKERAGRVTQGRTVAVELGKVTRQDIKPVLVFSANLEPVWSADISSKVDGRIDRLLVEEGDVVKAGSLLAVLDTNELAAQVVQAQGSLFSAQASLEQANLDLKRTEALAKQGAVSVQALDTARIKRDLAIGSLRSAEGNLALLQARLDNANIVAPRDGVVVKRYVQAGYYTKAGTAIVAVADTASLLAKAMVGEAQVHELSVGSKVAVQVNAFPGKQFAGTVTRISPAAVQPSRTFTAEITIPNPGGQLKSGMFAKVEAPGRVRPGALAVPEGALVMREDQKTVFVVIADNKVQQRLLKLGYVGGGWAEVLDGVKLGDTIVVAGHNKLKDGSSIAPSPGAGEK; encoded by the coding sequence GTGGCCACTGACAAAAAGAAACTCGTCAAAATTGTTGCGATTGTCGTAATTGCGTTTACGGCTGTAATCGCCTACCGCATTTACGCCAACCTGGCAGCTAATAAGGAAAGGGCCGGCAGGGTTACCCAGGGGCGCACAGTGGCGGTGGAACTTGGCAAGGTCACACGACAGGACATCAAGCCTGTTCTGGTATTCTCAGCCAATCTCGAGCCGGTGTGGAGCGCCGACATTTCCTCGAAAGTGGACGGCCGCATCGACCGCCTGCTCGTCGAAGAAGGCGACGTCGTCAAGGCCGGCAGCCTGCTGGCTGTTCTCGATACCAACGAACTGGCCGCCCAGGTGGTGCAGGCCCAGGGTAGCCTGTTCTCCGCGCAGGCGAGCCTGGAGCAGGCCAACCTCGATCTCAAACGGACCGAGGCTCTCGCCAAACAGGGGGCCGTTTCGGTGCAGGCTCTCGACACCGCCCGCATCAAGCGCGACCTGGCCATCGGCAGCCTCAGGTCGGCCGAAGGCAACCTGGCGCTCCTGCAGGCCAGGCTGGACAACGCCAACATCGTCGCCCCGCGCGATGGCGTCGTCGTCAAGCGGTACGTCCAGGCAGGCTACTATACCAAGGCGGGGACGGCGATCGTCGCCGTCGCCGATACCGCGTCGCTGCTCGCCAAGGCCATGGTCGGCGAGGCCCAGGTGCACGAACTGTCGGTCGGCAGCAAAGTCGCCGTCCAGGTGAACGCCTTCCCCGGCAAACAATTCGCCGGCACCGTGACCCGCATATCCCCGGCCGCGGTCCAGCCGTCGCGGACGTTTACAGCCGAGATAACCATCCCCAACCCCGGCGGTCAGCTCAAGTCCGGCATGTTCGCCAAAGTAGAGGCGCCCGGCCGGGTGCGGCCCGGGGCGCTCGCCGTCCCCGAGGGAGCGCTCGTAATGCGCGAGGACCAGAAAACGGTCTTTGTCGTCATCGCCGACAACAAAGTGCAGCAGCGGCTCCTCAAGCTGGGCTACGTGGGCGGCGGCTGGGCCGAGGTGCTCGACGGCGTCAAATTGGGTGACACGATTGTCGTCGCCGGTCACAACAAGCTCAAGGACGGCTCCTCGATTGCGCCGTCGCCGGGAGCAGGTGAAAAATAG
- a CDS encoding efflux RND transporter permease subunit: MGIYTFIKRPVFTTMVVLLLVVFGLSAYPTLGIDLYPDVDFPIVTVTVTYTGASPEEMESLVTKPIEDAVSSVSGIKTLSSESREGFSRTTLEFEFGTNAKMAANDVREKVAGVRRRLPDQIDEPAVQRMDITAQSIVYFSLASDYRDRGEIRKIATDIVKDELQRLDGVGEVNVFGAAEREIIIQVDPRKLEAYNVTFQSIFSILESQNVNTPGGKVNEKGTEITVRTLGKFKSIDDVKNIVVANQGGRLVRIADVAEVVDGWAEERVYARTSGAPSVLVAVQKQSGTNTVDVAERVKKRMAELQKSTLPSDFKVTIVRDNAVYIRDSVEDVMMSLVFGGFLAVVITFLFLQSTRATIIGAIAIPTSIISTFFLMKAMGFTLNNMSLMGLSLAVGILIDDAIVVIENIFRHLEHGQPPLEAARDGTIEIALAVMATTFSILAVFVPVGNMGEVIGQFFKQFGLTIAFAVAFSLFVAFTMTPMLSAYWLKALDHSEAGKLRGPVGRRVQKVLDIWENGFLVTRDYYKSLLAWALGRPWKLVGLAVAFLVVSVFVLFPFLGKEFTPSYDSGDFMISFSAPAGTSIDRMKDLIAPIEQEVMKIPELQTCFMTLGAQRQPVYKGIIGVKLKPSEYRYPPWTEIWSTSKSAGEFYSRAKAKLFPRTMMDIMDELRIKFRKVKDLKIAVVNVQGVGRGDSRPVQVGIRGPELEVLKSLAQELADNIRKIPGTTDVDISGEQSEPEVQIKLDPARMGDVGVDAGAVGDVVQMAFLGKTTKNQYNIADSDYNIRVRMPEEFRQNISDVANLRVSTKNNTFVRLGDIADVRLDSGPTQIDREGRQRQIIVYANTVGVSSGIILDQVRNVVLPGMDMPFGYTWKLVGQAQTQQNSFKEIFKALALAIVLIYMVLAAQFESFVHPFTIMLSLPFSLIGAILGLLLVNKTVNIMSLIGLIMLMGLVTKNAILLVDYTNQLRERGMGIMEALVEAGVVRLRPILMTTFAMIFGMLPIALGIGAGAELRSSMGVVLIGGLITSTFLTLIIVPLVYLIIDTFQNWWRANTFRQKLASIAYYGRMPLAWVKGGSPRVR; the protein is encoded by the coding sequence GTGGGCATTTACACCTTCATCAAACGGCCGGTATTCACCACCATGGTCGTCCTGCTTCTGGTGGTGTTCGGCCTCAGCGCCTACCCGACGCTCGGCATCGACCTTTACCCCGACGTCGATTTCCCGATCGTCACCGTCACTGTAACCTATACCGGCGCCTCGCCGGAGGAAATGGAAAGCCTTGTCACCAAGCCCATCGAGGACGCCGTAAGCTCGGTTTCCGGCATCAAGACACTATCATCGGAGTCCCGTGAAGGCTTCTCACGGACGACCCTCGAATTCGAGTTCGGCACCAACGCCAAGATGGCCGCCAACGACGTGCGCGAGAAAGTCGCCGGCGTCCGGCGGCGGCTGCCGGACCAGATCGACGAACCGGCAGTACAGCGCATGGACATAACCGCCCAGTCGATAGTCTATTTCAGCCTGGCCTCCGACTACCGCGACCGTGGCGAAATCCGCAAAATCGCCACCGATATCGTCAAAGACGAGCTTCAGCGCCTCGATGGCGTGGGCGAGGTCAACGTGTTCGGCGCCGCCGAGCGGGAAATAATCATTCAGGTCGATCCCCGCAAACTGGAAGCGTACAACGTCACCTTCCAGTCAATCTTCAGTATCCTCGAAAGCCAGAACGTTAACACTCCCGGCGGCAAAGTCAATGAGAAGGGCACCGAAATCACGGTGCGGACGCTGGGCAAATTCAAATCCATCGACGATGTCAAGAACATCGTCGTCGCCAATCAGGGCGGCCGCCTCGTCCGGATCGCCGACGTCGCCGAGGTTGTGGACGGCTGGGCGGAAGAACGGGTCTATGCCCGCACCAGCGGCGCCCCCAGCGTGCTCGTCGCCGTGCAGAAGCAGTCCGGCACCAATACCGTCGACGTCGCCGAGCGGGTCAAGAAGCGCATGGCTGAACTGCAGAAGTCCACGCTGCCGTCCGACTTCAAGGTCACCATCGTACGCGACAACGCCGTCTACATCCGCGACAGCGTTGAGGATGTCATGATGTCGCTTGTATTCGGCGGCTTTCTCGCCGTCGTCATCACCTTCCTTTTCCTGCAGAGCACCCGCGCCACCATCATCGGCGCCATCGCCATCCCCACCTCGATCATCTCCACCTTCTTCCTCATGAAGGCGATGGGCTTCACCCTCAACAATATGTCCCTCATGGGGCTTAGCCTTGCTGTCGGCATTCTCATCGACGACGCCATCGTCGTCATCGAGAACATCTTCCGCCACCTCGAACATGGCCAGCCGCCCCTTGAGGCGGCCCGCGACGGCACCATCGAAATCGCTCTCGCCGTCATGGCCACCACCTTCTCCATCCTCGCCGTCTTCGTCCCGGTGGGTAATATGGGCGAAGTCATCGGCCAGTTCTTCAAGCAATTCGGCCTCACCATCGCCTTCGCCGTCGCCTTCTCGCTGTTTGTCGCCTTCACCATGACGCCGATGCTCTCAGCCTATTGGCTGAAAGCTCTCGACCACAGCGAGGCGGGGAAATTGCGCGGACCGGTCGGCCGCCGCGTCCAGAAAGTGCTCGATATATGGGAAAACGGCTTCCTCGTCACCCGCGATTACTATAAATCGCTGCTCGCGTGGGCCTTGGGGCGTCCGTGGAAACTGGTCGGCCTGGCGGTCGCGTTCCTGGTCGTCAGCGTTTTCGTTCTCTTCCCTTTCCTCGGCAAGGAATTTACCCCCAGCTACGATTCGGGCGACTTCATGATCAGCTTCTCCGCTCCTGCCGGCACCTCGATCGACAGAATGAAAGACCTCATCGCGCCGATCGAGCAGGAAGTAATGAAAATACCCGAACTTCAGACGTGCTTCATGACTCTCGGCGCCCAACGTCAGCCTGTCTATAAAGGCATCATCGGCGTCAAGCTCAAGCCGTCCGAATATCGCTACCCGCCCTGGACCGAGATCTGGTCGACCTCCAAATCTGCCGGCGAGTTCTATAGCCGCGCCAAAGCCAAGCTCTTTCCGCGGACGATGATGGACATCATGGACGAACTGCGGATCAAGTTCCGCAAAGTCAAGGACCTTAAGATCGCCGTCGTCAACGTGCAGGGCGTCGGCCGCGGCGACTCCCGTCCCGTCCAGGTCGGCATCCGCGGCCCGGAGCTCGAAGTCCTGAAAAGCCTGGCCCAGGAGCTTGCCGACAACATCAGAAAGATTCCCGGTACCACCGACGTAGACATCTCCGGAGAGCAGTCCGAGCCCGAGGTTCAGATCAAGCTCGACCCGGCGCGCATGGGCGATGTGGGCGTGGACGCCGGGGCCGTCGGCGATGTCGTTCAGATGGCTTTCCTCGGCAAAACCACCAAGAACCAGTACAATATCGCCGACAGCGACTACAACATCCGCGTGCGCATGCCCGAGGAATTCCGCCAGAACATTAGCGACGTCGCCAACCTGCGCGTCTCCACGAAAAACAACACCTTCGTCCGCCTGGGCGACATCGCTGACGTCCGCCTGGATTCCGGACCCACCCAGATCGACCGCGAAGGCCGCCAGCGCCAGATCATCGTCTACGCCAACACCGTCGGCGTATCCTCCGGCATCATCCTCGACCAAGTGCGCAATGTCGTCCTACCCGGCATGGATATGCCCTTCGGCTACACCTGGAAGCTCGTCGGCCAGGCGCAGACCCAGCAGAACTCCTTCAAGGAAATATTCAAGGCGCTGGCCCTGGCCATCGTCCTCATCTACATGGTGCTGGCCGCTCAGTTCGAAAGCTTCGTCCACCCCTTCACCATCATGCTGTCGCTGCCCTTCTCGCTCATCGGCGCCATCCTCGGCCTGCTGTTGGTCAACAAAACCGTCAACATCATGTCCCTCATCGGCCTCATCATGTTGATGGGCCTCGTCACCAAAAACGCCATCCTGCTCGTCGACTACACCAACCAGCTCAGGGAGCGGGGCATGGGCATCATGGAGGCGTTGGTGGAGGCCGGCGTAGTGAGACTTCGCCCCATCCTCATGACCACCTTCGCGATGATCTTCGGCATGCTGCCGATCGCTCTCGGCATCGGCGCCGGCGCCGAACTGCGTTCCTCCATGGGCGTCGTGCTAATCGGCGGCCTCATCACCTCCACCTTTCTCACCCTCATAATCGTACCGCTCGTCTACCTGATCATCGACACCTTCCAGAACTGGTGGCGCGCCAACACCTTCCGCCAGAAACTCGCCTCGATCGCCTACTACGGTCGGATGCCCCTGGCCTGGGTAAAAGGCGGGTCGCCGCGGGTCCGCTGA